From a region of the Helianthus annuus cultivar XRQ/B chromosome 5, HanXRQr2.0-SUNRISE, whole genome shotgun sequence genome:
- the LOC110943591 gene encoding uncharacterized protein LOC110943591: MVGVHKHQRFLVISSDLVQSGIRLNVVNLYAPNDAVLRRGVWSDLLQIRNSLPGLWIVMGDFNEVRDSSERYNSVFVASSVDVFNNFILAADFHEYNMGGGRFTFMSDKGDKLSKLDRVLVYGEFKNRWPIASLLALERDCSDHRPLLLSTVQSDYGHIPFRFYNSWLEIPGFTDYVFTLCGGFKFPDAVDLALATKLRWLKIV; this comes from the coding sequence ATGGTGGGGGTTCACAAGCACCAGCGATTTTTGGTGATTTCTAGTGATTTGGTGCAATCTGGAATTCGTCTGAATGTGGTCAACCTTTACGCTCCAAACGATGCAGTTCTTAGAAGAGGGGTATGGTCTGACCTTCTTCAAATTCGCAATTCTCTTCCAGGTCTGTGGATAGTCATGGGCGACTTCAACGAGGTGAGGGACTCATCTGAAAGGTATAATTCAGTGTTTGTTGCATCAAGTGTGGATGTGTTTAATAATTTTATTCTTGCTGCTGATTTTCATGAATATAATATGGGAGGAGGGCGTTTTACCTTCATGTCGGATAAGGGAGATAAACTAAGTAAATTAGATCGGGTTTTGGTGTATGGGGAATTTAAAAACCGATGGCCTATTGCGTCTCTTCTAGCTCTAGAGAGAGATTGTTCAGACCATAGACCACTTCTTTTATCAACGGTTCAATCCGATTATGGTCATATTCCCTTTCGTTTTTATAACTCTTGGCTCGAGATTCCGGGTTTCACAGATTATGTATTTACTTTGTGTGGGGGTTTTAAGTTTCCTGATGCGGTAGACCTGGCCCTTGCTACAAAACTGAGGTGGCTAAAAATCGTATAA